A single genomic interval of Halorubrum aethiopicum harbors:
- a CDS encoding archaea-specific SMC-related protein: MARSEVALESVQVRARNIGGIDRTAVELSSGVTLLRGRNATHRSSFLQAIMAGLGSTRPSLKGDADEGEVTIDVDGETYSRTLTRRDGRVVFEGEPYLEDPTAADLFAFLLGDNEARLAVARGEDLREVIMRPIDVDAIEAEIAERTRERDAIDERLSELEGIEAELPRLESRRTTLRERLEEKRTELEEVEEAIERADADLEESRERREEIDDAFETVRRARAELEDLRFERSTEEATVEELESERAELEEELEAVDAPETDPDRIDDRVDDLRERKRELDDTLGELRSVINFNEEMLAGDELDADLAGDGGDGSVGDGSERDVTDALVADGDRTVCWSCGSRVERTAIEETIERLRSLHEEKLSDRNELQSRIDELSERRSAVVERTRAIERAEGRLSEVASELEECRDRIEELETAIDEKRAEIEELEAAARDAGGPDYDEVIALHRDATELELEIEGIEADLEEVDAEIDDAEATIAERDRLEDEREALTEELVDLRTRVDRIEADAVESFNEHMAAVLDILEYDNIERIWIERRERDDAGGRRETARTESELHVVRSDDEGASYQDSVAHLSESERAVTGLVFALAGYLAHEVYEDVPFVLLDSLEVIDADRIARVVEYFEEYAEYLVVALLPEDASALDDGYDVVSDI; this comes from the coding sequence ATGGCACGGAGTGAAGTGGCGCTGGAGTCCGTTCAGGTGCGCGCACGGAACATCGGCGGGATCGACCGAACCGCGGTCGAACTCTCCTCCGGCGTGACGCTGTTACGCGGGCGAAACGCCACGCATCGGTCCTCGTTCCTACAGGCGATCATGGCGGGGCTCGGGAGCACTCGGCCCTCGCTGAAGGGGGACGCCGACGAAGGGGAGGTAACGATCGACGTCGACGGCGAGACGTACTCGCGGACGCTGACGCGGCGGGACGGGCGGGTCGTCTTCGAGGGGGAGCCGTACCTCGAGGACCCGACGGCCGCGGACCTGTTCGCGTTCCTGCTCGGCGACAACGAGGCGCGGTTGGCCGTCGCCCGGGGGGAGGACCTTCGGGAGGTCATCATGCGCCCGATCGACGTGGACGCGATCGAGGCGGAGATAGCGGAGCGGACGCGCGAGCGGGACGCGATCGACGAGCGGCTCTCCGAACTCGAGGGGATCGAGGCGGAGCTGCCGCGCCTCGAGTCGAGACGAACGACCCTCCGCGAGCGACTGGAGGAGAAGCGAACGGAACTCGAGGAGGTGGAGGAGGCCATCGAGCGGGCGGACGCCGACCTCGAGGAGAGCCGCGAGCGGCGCGAGGAGATCGACGACGCGTTCGAGACGGTTCGGCGGGCGCGGGCGGAGCTCGAGGACCTCCGGTTCGAACGCTCCACCGAGGAGGCGACCGTCGAGGAGCTCGAATCGGAGCGTGCGGAACTGGAGGAGGAGCTCGAGGCGGTCGACGCCCCGGAGACGGATCCGGACCGGATCGACGACCGGGTCGACGACCTCCGCGAGCGGAAACGCGAGCTCGACGACACGCTCGGGGAGCTCCGAAGCGTCATCAACTTCAACGAGGAGATGCTGGCCGGCGACGAGCTCGACGCCGACCTCGCCGGCGACGGCGGTGACGGGAGCGTCGGCGACGGATCCGAACGCGACGTGACCGACGCGCTGGTCGCCGACGGGGACCGAACCGTCTGCTGGTCGTGCGGGTCGCGGGTCGAGCGGACCGCGATCGAGGAGACGATCGAGCGGCTCCGGAGCCTCCACGAGGAGAAACTCTCCGACCGGAACGAGCTTCAGAGCCGGATCGACGAGCTCTCGGAGCGGCGGTCGGCGGTCGTGGAGCGGACCCGCGCGATCGAACGGGCGGAGGGTCGGCTGTCCGAGGTGGCGAGCGAACTCGAGGAGTGTCGCGACCGGATCGAGGAGTTGGAGACGGCGATAGACGAGAAGCGAGCCGAGATCGAGGAGCTGGAGGCGGCGGCGCGGGACGCCGGCGGCCCCGACTACGACGAGGTCATCGCGCTCCACCGCGACGCCACCGAGCTGGAGCTAGAGATCGAGGGGATCGAGGCCGACCTCGAGGAGGTCGACGCGGAGATCGACGACGCCGAGGCGACGATAGCGGAGCGGGACCGCCTCGAGGACGAGCGGGAGGCCCTCACGGAGGAGCTGGTCGACCTCCGGACGCGCGTCGACCGCATCGAGGCGGACGCGGTGGAGTCGTTCAACGAGCACATGGCCGCCGTCCTCGACATCCTCGAGTACGACAACATCGAGCGGATCTGGATCGAGCGACGGGAACGGGACGACGCGGGGGGCAGACGGGAGACGGCTCGGACGGAGTCGGAGCTCCACGTCGTCCGATCCGACGACGAGGGGGCGAGCTATCAGGACTCCGTCGCACACCTCTCGGAGAGCGAGCGCGCGGTGACCGGGCTGGTGTTCGCGCTGGCGGGGTACCTCGCTCACGAGGTGTACGAGGACGTGCCGTTCGTGCTGCTCGACTCGCTCGAGGTCATCGACGCCGACCGGATCGCGCGCGTCGTCGAGTACTTCGAGGAGTACGCGGAGTACCTCGTCGTCGCGCTGCTCCCGGAGGATGCCTCGGCGCTCGACGACGGGTACGACGTCGTCTCCGACATCTGA
- a CDS encoding DUF7473 family protein, with protein MPAQTVTPLSVLVTTVVFALFLSVTAHVAARNVLGDVDPRRALYVGPLPAAVSVVGGGFAVPAAVTVTVAFGLDALMFKWSYDQPPRVVAVMTVIHAAVTILVGVVLGGIALLLSTRPT; from the coding sequence ATGCCCGCTCAGACGGTGACGCCGCTCTCGGTGCTCGTGACGACCGTCGTCTTCGCGCTGTTCCTCTCCGTCACCGCCCACGTGGCCGCCCGGAACGTCCTCGGCGACGTCGACCCGCGGCGCGCGCTGTACGTCGGCCCGCTTCCCGCCGCCGTCAGCGTCGTCGGCGGCGGCTTCGCCGTCCCGGCGGCCGTGACCGTGACGGTCGCGTTCGGGCTCGACGCCCTCATGTTCAAGTGGAGCTACGACCAGCCGCCGCGGGTCGTCGCGGTCATGACCGTCATCCACGCCGCCGTCACGATCCTCGTCGGGGTCGTGCTCGGCGGGATCGCGCTGCTGCTCTCGACGCGTCCGACGTGA
- a CDS encoding TATA-box-binding protein translates to MADPKDTITIENVVASTGIGQELDLQSVAMDLEGADYDPEQFPGLVYRTADPKSAALIFRSGKIVCTGANSTEAVHESLAIVFEKLRELQIPIEDDPEITVQNIVTSADLGESLNLNAIAIGLGLEHIEYEPEQFPGLVYRIEEPDVVALLFGSGKLVVTGGTDPADAAAAVDVIVEELSGLGLLD, encoded by the coding sequence ATGGCCGATCCGAAGGACACGATCACGATAGAGAACGTCGTCGCCTCTACCGGGATCGGGCAGGAGCTCGACCTTCAGAGCGTCGCGATGGACCTCGAGGGAGCCGACTACGACCCGGAGCAGTTCCCCGGGCTCGTCTACCGCACCGCCGACCCGAAGTCGGCGGCGCTCATCTTCCGTTCCGGCAAGATCGTCTGTACCGGCGCGAACTCGACCGAGGCGGTCCACGAGAGTCTCGCCATCGTCTTCGAGAAGCTCCGGGAGCTCCAGATCCCGATCGAGGACGACCCCGAGATCACGGTCCAGAACATCGTCACCTCCGCCGACCTCGGCGAGAGCCTCAACCTCAACGCGATCGCCATCGGGCTCGGGCTGGAGCACATCGAGTACGAGCCCGAGCAGTTCCCCGGGCTCGTCTACCGGATCGAGGAGCCCGATGTCGTCGCCCTGCTCTTCGGCAGCGGAAAACTCGTCGTCACCGGCGGCACGGATCCGGCCGACGCGGCCGCCGCCGTCGACGTGATCGTCGAGGAGCTGTCCGGGCTCGGCCTCCTCGACTGA
- the rdfA gene encoding rod-determining factor RdfA, with translation MGDAGSGSTSKVERTIREYGLEGLGAELEAAWTGEDGDRTSLRSLAEEFNRTVLGAAMREADGSVTRSDVESAHRALADDDVPRSETLRARRELERLGVDVDAVLGDFVSHQTIHTYLTGEREARPPEEDADRLDDRRETIERLAGRTEAVADSAVEALADAGELADRPYEVFVDVRVTCGACGADYRVGELLRRGGCACAAE, from the coding sequence ATGGGCGACGCCGGATCCGGTTCGACGAGCAAGGTCGAGCGGACGATACGGGAATACGGGCTCGAGGGCCTCGGCGCGGAGCTGGAGGCGGCCTGGACGGGCGAGGACGGCGACCGGACCAGCCTGCGGTCGCTCGCCGAGGAGTTCAACCGGACGGTCCTCGGGGCGGCGATGCGGGAGGCCGACGGCTCGGTGACGCGGTCCGACGTCGAGAGTGCCCATCGGGCGCTCGCGGACGACGACGTCCCGCGATCGGAGACCCTCCGAGCGCGGCGGGAACTCGAGCGACTCGGCGTCGACGTGGACGCGGTCCTCGGGGACTTCGTGAGCCACCAGACGATCCACACGTACCTCACGGGCGAGCGGGAGGCTCGGCCGCCGGAGGAGGACGCGGACCGGCTCGACGACCGGCGGGAGACGATCGAGCGGCTCGCGGGGCGGACGGAGGCGGTCGCCGACTCGGCCGTGGAGGCGCTCGCGGACGCGGGCGAACTCGCGGACCGCCCCTACGAGGTGTTCGTCGACGTCCGGGTGACGTGCGGGGCCTGCGGGGCGGACTACCGGGTGGGAGAGCTGCTTCGGCGGGGCGGGTGCGCTTGTGCGGCCGAGTGA